CGAATCTGCTCAAGATCCGGTGCCTTATCGGCCGGCACGATCGCCAGGTAGCCCACCTCTCCCCATTGCGGGTCGGTCATGCCGACCACGGCGCATTCGCGGATCTGCGGGTGATCGACCAGTACCGCTTCGATCTCGGCGGGGTACACATTCTCGCCGCCGGAAATGAACATGTCCTTCTTGCGGTCGACGACCCAGAAGAAGCCATCGGCATCGCGCTTGACGATATCGCCGGTGCGGAACCAGCCTTGCGTATCGCGCATCTCGGCGGTCGCCTGCGGGTCGCGCCAATAACCGGGGCTGAGATTGGGGCCGCGCAGCAACAGCTCGCCCGGCATGCCTGGCAGACAATCGTTGCCGCCGCCATCCACGATCCGCGTTTGCACCGCCGGCGATGCAATGCCCGCTGCACCGAGTTTGCTGCGGATCACCTCGCAGTCCACCGACATGCCGAACACCGTGCCGGCTTCGCTCATGCCGAAGCCGCAGACCATCGGGATGCCATCTTCCAGCCAGCCCAGCAGATCGTCGCTGGCATGGGGCGTGCCACCGCTGACCAGCGCGGTGAGGTGACGCAACGTGGCAGGATCGAAGCCGGGCTGGGTGCGGAACGCCTGCATCATCTGCGGCACGCCGACATAGTGGGTGATGCCCAGCGAGGGATTGCCTAGCCAGCCCAGGGTGCGTCTGGGCTCGAAGCCGCTGGAAACCTGGATCGAGCCGCCTACCGCGAGCGCCGGGCGCACATTGGTGGCCAGACCAATGATGTGGAACATCGGCGCCTCGCACAAAAAACTACTTTCCGCGTCCACGCGCGTGGTGACGCCGAAATTGTGCGCTACCTGCTGCAGGTTCTGTTCGCTCAGCATCACGCCCTTCGGCTGGCCGGAGGTGCCCGAGGTAAACAGGATCAGACTGACGCGTTCGGGCGGAATACGCGGCGTCTCGGCAGGCGCGAGCGCGCGGGCGCTGTCGATGAAGGCGGACACTGTCTCCATCTGCGCGCGTCCGGCGGCGACGTCGTCGCCCAGCAGCAGGTGTGGTTCTGCACGTTGCAGCAGGGCGTCCAGCTCGCTGGCGCTCAGCCGCCAGTTGAGCGGAACATAGATCGCGCCTACCCGTGCACAGGCGAAGTGCAGTGCCACCTGCCAGACCGAGTTGCGCGCAATGACCGCGAGCCGTTCGCCGTCGACGCAGCCGCGTGTCTGCAGCAAGGCGGACAGGCGGCCGATCAGGTCGTCCAGTTCGGCATACGTCCACGCCCGCTCCAGCAACAGGTCGCGGGCGGCGAGCCGTCGTGGCGTGAGGCGTGCATGGAACGAGATCGAGTCGGTCGGCATGGTCATGGCTCTGACTTCCGAAAGCGAATAGAGAGTGACGGTGGTGGGTGCGACGCTGACGGCAGAAGGTTCGGTCGCACGATTCGAAGGCGGCGGTTCCTGCGATGTGTCGCAGTCGCTCGGCAGCAGATCCAGACCGGCGCGCTGCACATCGCAATGCTTCGCATCGAACTTGCGTGCACGCGCCGGCAGCGCGGTCGATCTGCAGCAGGCTAGCTGAGATAGACGGTCTTGGTTTCGAGAAACGCATGCAGCCCTTCGACGCCGCCTTCGCGGCCGATTCCCGAGTGCTTGAATCCGCCGAACGGCATGTCGATATCCACCCACATGCCGTTGATCGAATGGCTGCCGCTGCGTACGCGACGCGCAATGCGATACGGGCGGTCGATATCTTCGCCATAGACGGTGCCATGTAGGCCGTAGTCGCTGGCATTGGCCTTGGCGAGCAGGTCGGCTTCATCGTGATAGTCGATGAAGCTCACCACCGGGCCGAAGATTTCTTCGCGGGCGATGGTCATGTCCGGTGTGACGTCGGCAAATACCGTCGGTTCGATGAAGAAGCCACGTGGCAGGTGCGCCGGACGGCCGCCGCCCACGACCAGGCGTGCGCCTTCGGCGCTGCCCTTGGCGATATAGGACTGCACGCGCTCCAGTTGCCTGCCCAATGCCAGCGGCCCCACGCCGGTGTCGGCAGCGAACGGATCGCCGAGTTTGAGCGCTCCCAGGGCCGCGCAATACGCTTGCAGGATCTCGTCGCGGCGCTGCACCGGCACCAATACACGGGTCAGCGAAAAACACACCTGGCCGGTGATCGGCATCGAGTAGGGCACCAGGCTGGGCAACACCTTGGCGAGATCGGCGTCCTCGAGCACGATGGCAGCCGACTTGCCGCCCAGTTCCAGGCCACACCGCGCCAGGCGCTGCGCGCAGGCAACGCCGATCTGCCGTCCTGCCTGGGTGGACCCGGTAAAGCTGACCTTGTCCACCAGCGGGTGACGGATCAGCTGTTCGCCGACGTCGCGACCGCCCGGCAGCAGGTTGAACACGCCATCGGGTACGCCTGCGGCACTGATGCACTCGGCCAGGATATAGGCATCGATCGGCGTTTCCGGCGAGGGCTTGGCCACCACCGTGCAGCCGGCGGCCAGCGCTGCGGCAACCTTGTAGCACAGCAGCACCAGCGGTGCATTCCAGGGGGTGATCGCCGCAACCACGCCCACCGGCTCCTGCACCACATGCACCAGACCGCCGTTGGCGCGTGCACGCGATTCGACGAACGGGTGGCTGGCGATCAGATCGCCGTAGTAGTCGAACAGGCCTGGGGCCTGCTGCGAGGCGCGACGACTGAAACCGATGGTGGCGCCGACCTGGCCGGTCCAGGCCTCGGCCAGCTCCGGCAGGCGTGCGCGCAGCTGCTCGGCGATGCGTTTGAGCACGGCTCCGCGCTCGGCAGGCGACAGCTGCGGCCAGGGGCCGCTATCGAAGGCATGATGCGCGGCAGCCACGGCAGCCACGGCAGCCTCGACATCTGCTGGCGACGGCTCGGTGTAGCGCAGCAGGCGCTCTTCGGTATGTGGGGCGATCACATCGACAACGCGATCACCGTTGCTGGCGCGCCACCGGCCATCGATGAACAGGCCATTGGGTCCACGTGCGGCAATCCCGCGCAGCGTAGCGGATAAGGCTTCCATACTCCCTCCTCGGTGCAGAAAACCACTGGCAGCGCCAGCGGTGCGTGGGGTGCACGCATCGCTCCGGGCGCGGCGAAAAGACTCAGGCGCTGTGTTTGGTCAGGTCGTATTCGCCCAGGCCGGGCTTGTAGCTTTTCTCGTTGATGAATTGACGGATGCCTTCCTTGCGCGCGTTGTTGTCGAAAGAATTGGCCGCTTCCTGCATACGCACCAGGTAATCCTCGGCCTCGTCGTAGGTCATGGTGCTCACGCGGCGCACGGCATCCTTGGCGTACTTCAGCGCCACTGGATTCTTGCGCAGGAGCAGCTCGGCCACTTCGCGGGTGCGTGTTTCCAGTCGCTCCAGCGGCACGCTTTCGTTGACCAGACGCCATTGAGCGGCCTTCTTGCCGTCGACTATTTCGCCGGTCAGCGTCATCCACATCGCATCGCGCATGGACAGCAATTCCACCGCCACCTTGGTCACGCCACCGCCAGGCAGGATGCCCCAGTTGATCTCCGACAGGCCAAACTGCGCCTCATCGGCGGCAATGGCCAGGTCGCAGGCGAACAACGGCCCGAATCCGCCACCGAAACACCAGCCGTTGACCATCGCGATGGTGGGTTTCTGATACCAGCGCAGGCGACGGAACCAGCCGTAGGATTCGCGCTGCGAGCGGCGCACGCCACGCAGGCCCTGCGCTTCTGTCTCGCGGAAGTACTCCTTCAGGTCCATGCCGGCCGACCACGCCGTGCCTTCGCCACCCAGCACCAGCACGCCCACGTTGTCATCGAATTCCAGTTCGTCCAGCACGTCCATCATGCGGCGGTTGAGCGCCGGGCTCATTGCATTGCGCTTGTCGGGGCGTGCGAACTTCACCCAGGCGATGCGGTTTTCGATGCGAACCGATACCACGTCATGCTCGTTCAAGCGGCGTCTCCTTCGAGTCGGTACGGAGTGGAAATCACAGTTCTTCGGCGAGCGCGGCGTCCGGTACGTTTGCCCGTTCCAACGTGGCGCTGGCGTTCAACTTGCAGAGCAGGCGCAGCAAGGTCTGCTGCTCGCTGGCCTGCAGGCCGGTGCAGGCGCGCGCGACCGCCCGCGCCAGACAGCCCTGGGCGGTGGCGAGCGTGCGCTCGCCAAGCGGGGTGAGGTACAAACCCTTGCTGCGTCGGTCGCGGCCGGCCAGGCGCTCGATCAGGCCTTGCTCGGCCAGTGCGTTGGCGATCTTCATGCCGGCAGCGCGATTGACCAGCAGGCGGTTGCCCAGTTCGGTCTGGTCGCAGCCGGGCTGGTCGCGGATGTGGATCAAGGCGGTGACGCGCGCCGGGGTCAGATGCAGTTCGGCAAGTTCCTGGCGCGCGGCATGGCTGGATGCCAGGGTCGCCAGTTGCAATTGATAGCCAAGGTCTGCGGCAAGGGCCAGGCGAGCGCTCATCGATTCATCCAAATTGTATCCGTAAAATACAATCTAGCCGACCGAAGCTGGCGCTGCAAGAGGTGCCGTCGTCAAAGCGCAAAACTGGTGCGCGCCCGCGTAATAGTGTTGGCGGGCGCGTGCCGCCTGCGGTTTACGGCGTGGTCACTGGATCAGCCAGCCGGCCAGCTGCTCGCGGCTGAGGTAGCCGCTGTGGCGGGTATCGAGCGCGTCGAATTCATCGGCCAGTGCCGGGTTGGCCTGTGCCTCGGCGCGACTGATGCTGCCGTCGCCGTCGGTATCCATGGCCTGGAAGTCGATGCGGTAGCTGCCGACCACGCTGTTGGGCTGGATCGAGCGCACGATCACGCTGGACTCGCCGCGCGGGCGCTCCAGCTGGGCCTGATGGGTGACCTCGCCGTTGGACAGCGGCTGGGTGCGAATGACATCGGGTACGTCGATCAGCGGCATGCTGCTGGCTGGCGTCGGCGCCTGTTGCGCGTGCGCGTGGCCGCCGAGCAGCAGCAATACGGAAAACGAAACGGTACGAACGGTGGTCATCAGATCCCCCTGATGTGGAACAGCCCGCAAGCATAGAGGCTGTCGGGCGTCCTGAGGTGTGCAACGTGCGCTCGGGCTGACGTCGGTGCAGCGTGCGCGATGCGGCATCGGCAACCGGAACCCATGGCCGCACCGCACCGTCGCACGCCGCATCCAGGACAGCGGCTCAGCCGGGGATAAACGGAAACACGATCTTGAGCAATCCCTTCAGGCCGCCCTCGGCAGTGCTGGCCACGGCCTTGGCGCCAAGGCTGTTGAGCGCGCGCCGTACGTCTTCCCAACGCACCTGCGCGATGTCCTTCTTCAACAGGTCCGCCACTTCTTCTGCGATGGGGGTGAGTTTTTGCAGCTCGCGCACGGTGGCCTGTGGATCCGGCTGCAGATAGCCCCAGCGCTCGGCGACTTTCAGCAGCGTGTCGAAACGCACCGCGACCACTTCGCGATTGCGCTCGTAGACCGGCAGCGCGCCGACATCGAGAATGGCCTGCTCGAACTGCTGCGCGTCGTCCGGGTGTTCGATGCGCACGGCCAGAAACCCCCCCTTGCGGCTGCGCTCGCTGATGTGCTTGGCACCGGAGCGCAGATTGTCTTCGGTAAGCACGTTGGCCACGATGCGCTGCATGGCCGCATCGCCCTTTTCGGGCACCAGTGCGCGCCAACGTGCGTAGCCGTCGCGACGCAGTGCCTTGACCTTGGCCGAGGTCACACGCAGCTGCAGCGCGATCGCGGCGTTGGAGCTGTTGCGCGAAATGGCGCCATCGCGTTCCAGCAGCACGAAGATCAGCAATTCCAGGTCACGCTTGGTCAACGACTGGAACCCCTGCAACAGGGTCAGTCGCAGGAATTCGCTGCCGAAGGCGGCTGCGTCCTTGAGTTCGATCGGTTGCATGGGGAGTCCTCCACTGGTGACCTGCAGGATGCCAGGACGCTGTTGCGCGGCCTGAGAACCGATGCGACGCGCACAGCAGTTTCAGCGTCCGGTTTCGCGCCCCGGGCGATCGGATCTGAACGTTTCAACTGCGCCACGATCCTGCAACGTCACCACCACCTGCTTGCCATCGGTGCCGCCGAAGGCGACGTTGCTGGCCTTGCGGCCTTTCAGCGCGATGGTGCGCAGCAACTTGCCGGCCGGCGACACCACGGCGATCTGCCCGGCGTCGTAACGGGCGATGTAGAGATTGCCGTCGGCATCGCAACGCATGCCATCCATGCCGAAGTCCGGGAAGCTGATCAGCAGGCGCTTGTTGCGCAGGCTGCCGTCGTCCTGGCGGTCGTAGACCCACACCTTGCGCGACATGCTTTCATTGACGTACAGATGCTTGCCGTCGGGGCTGACATCCAGCCCGTTGGGTGTGGTCATGCCGGCTTCCAGCAAACGCACCACGCCGGTGCGGCTGATGTGCCACAGGCGCCCGCTGTTGTCCTTCCAGTTCGGATCGCTGGCGTAGAAACTGCCATCGGGCGCAAGCGCCAGATCGTTGGGGCCATCGGCCTCGGGCAGCGAAGCGAAGGTACTGACCGCGCGCGTCTGCAGATCCACCCGCAGTAATGCGTGACCGGTGTAGTCGGCCACGTACATCACCCCGTCGCGGAAGCGGATGCCATTGCCGGTGCTGCCCGCCGGCAGGGTCACGAAGACGTCGGCCTTCGCCCTGCCATCGGCGTGCAGCGCGATGCGTGCGATGGTGCCGTCCTTGCCCAGGTTGACGGCATAGAGCGCGCCATCCGGACCGAAGGCGGGACCTTCGGCATTGTGGGTGAAGGCGCCATCGCCGATCAGGTCGCGCGCGACGAATGGCGTGTCGGCAGCGATGGCGAGCGAACTGGACAACAGCAAGGCCAGCGGCAGGAAACGAAGGCGGGTGACGGCGGTCATGCGGCATGCTCCGGATGGGATCGCCAGCAGTGTGCCAGAACGTGCGCAGCGGCCATGGCGGTGATCACGCGCGATCAAGTAAGGTGCGCGGGCAGTGTTGAAGCAGCGCGGCAGGGGTGGACTGGAGCAATTGGCGATCGGCAGCGTTGGTCGGCGTGGCGCTTCCGATACGTGTCCCTGTCACGCGCACCTCGCGACATGCGTTACGCCGGTCTGATGCCGCCTGCGCGCGCTGGTCGCCACTCTTACTTGAAGGAGGTTTGCATGTCCGTGGAATCCTTGACGCGTCGCCGCCTGCTTGCCGCCTTCGGTGGTGCAGGCATCCTGCTCGGTGCACCCGCATGGGCGCTGCCGAAGAAAAAGCCTGGAAAGCCGCTCAACGTCGCGCTGGCAGGCCTGGGCAGTTATGCCAGCGAACAACTTGCACCGGGCCTGGCCCTGACCAAGCATTGCAAGCTGGCGGGCATTGTGACCGGCACGCCGTCCAAGATTGCGCAGTGGCAGTCCAAGTACGGCATTGCCGATCGCAACGTCTACACCTACGACAACTTCGATCGCATTGCCGACAACGACGATATCGATGTGGTGTACATCGTCACCCCCACCCATCTGCATGCGCCACTGGCATTGCGTGCGGCGGCGGCCGGCAAGCACGTGTGGTGCGAGAAGCCCATGGCCATGCATGCCGGCGAATGCGAGGCGATGATTGCGGCCTGCAAGCGCAACAAGGTGGCGTTGGCGATCGGCTATCGCATGCAGCACGAGCCCAATACGCGCCGGTTGATCGCGATGGCCAGCGAAAAGCCGTTCGGCGCGATGCAGCGCGTACGCGCCGAGGCGGGGTAC
The window above is part of the Xanthomonas cassavae CFBP 4642 genome. Proteins encoded here:
- a CDS encoding AMP-binding protein, which codes for MTMPTDSISFHARLTPRRLAARDLLLERAWTYAELDDLIGRLSALLQTRGCVDGERLAVIARNSVWQVALHFACARVGAIYVPLNWRLSASELDALLQRAEPHLLLGDDVAAGRAQMETVSAFIDSARALAPAETPRIPPERVSLILFTSGTSGQPKGVMLSEQNLQQVAHNFGVTTRVDAESSFLCEAPMFHIIGLATNVRPALAVGGSIQVSSGFEPRRTLGWLGNPSLGITHYVGVPQMMQAFRTQPGFDPATLRHLTALVSGGTPHASDDLLGWLEDGIPMVCGFGMSEAGTVFGMSVDCEVIRSKLGAAGIASPAVQTRIVDGGGNDCLPGMPGELLLRGPNLSPGYWRDPQATAEMRDTQGWFRTGDIVKRDADGFFWVVDRKKDMFISGGENVYPAEIEAVLVDHPQIRECAVVGMTDPQWGEVGYLAIVPADKAPDLEQIRSYLIERLAKYKVPKHLRVVEALPRTATGKLQKARLKDALARDA
- a CDS encoding aldehyde dehydrogenase, producing MEALSATLRGIAARGPNGLFIDGRWRASNGDRVVDVIAPHTEERLLRYTEPSPADVEAAVAAVAAAHHAFDSGPWPQLSPAERGAVLKRIAEQLRARLPELAEAWTGQVGATIGFSRRASQQAPGLFDYYGDLIASHPFVESRARANGGLVHVVQEPVGVVAAITPWNAPLVLLCYKVAAALAAGCTVVAKPSPETPIDAYILAECISAAGVPDGVFNLLPGGRDVGEQLIRHPLVDKVSFTGSTQAGRQIGVACAQRLARCGLELGGKSAAIVLEDADLAKVLPSLVPYSMPITGQVCFSLTRVLVPVQRRDEILQAYCAALGALKLGDPFAADTGVGPLALGRQLERVQSYIAKGSAEGARLVVGGGRPAHLPRGFFIEPTVFADVTPDMTIAREEIFGPVVSFIDYHDEADLLAKANASDYGLHGTVYGEDIDRPYRIARRVRSGSHSINGMWVDIDMPFGGFKHSGIGREGGVEGLHAFLETKTVYLS
- a CDS encoding p-hydroxycinnamoyl CoA hydratase/lyase, whose translation is MNEHDVVSVRIENRIAWVKFARPDKRNAMSPALNRRMMDVLDELEFDDNVGVLVLGGEGTAWSAGMDLKEYFRETEAQGLRGVRRSQRESYGWFRRLRWYQKPTIAMVNGWCFGGGFGPLFACDLAIAADEAQFGLSEINWGILPGGGVTKVAVELLSMRDAMWMTLTGEIVDGKKAAQWRLVNESVPLERLETRTREVAELLLRKNPVALKYAKDAVRRVSTMTYDEAEDYLVRMQEAANSFDNNARKEGIRQFINEKSYKPGLGEYDLTKHSA
- a CDS encoding MarR family winged helix-turn-helix transcriptional regulator, producing MSARLALAADLGYQLQLATLASSHAARQELAELHLTPARVTALIHIRDQPGCDQTELGNRLLVNRAAGMKIANALAEQGLIERLAGRDRRSKGLYLTPLGERTLATAQGCLARAVARACTGLQASEQQTLLRLLCKLNASATLERANVPDAALAEEL
- a CDS encoding SMP-30/gluconolactonase/LRE family protein, translated to MTAVTRLRFLPLALLLSSSLAIAADTPFVARDLIGDGAFTHNAEGPAFGPDGALYAVNLGKDGTIARIALHADGRAKADVFVTLPAGSTGNGIRFRDGVMYVADYTGHALLRVDLQTRAVSTFASLPEADGPNDLALAPDGSFYASDPNWKDNSGRLWHISRTGVVRLLEAGMTTPNGLDVSPDGKHLYVNESMSRKVWVYDRQDDGSLRNKRLLISFPDFGMDGMRCDADGNLYIARYDAGQIAVVSPAGKLLRTIALKGRKASNVAFGGTDGKQVVVTLQDRGAVETFRSDRPGRETGR
- a CDS encoding Gfo/Idh/MocA family protein, whose amino-acid sequence is MSVESLTRRRLLAAFGGAGILLGAPAWALPKKKPGKPLNVALAGLGSYASEQLAPGLALTKHCKLAGIVTGTPSKIAQWQSKYGIADRNVYTYDNFDRIADNDDIDVVYIVTPTHLHAPLALRAAAAGKHVWCEKPMAMHAGECEAMIAACKRNKVALAIGYRMQHEPNTRRLIAMASEKPFGAMQRVRAEAGYNGYQGTAKADRPWRLRSQFGGGAMYDMGVYPLNAARYTVGAEPLAVTAKRWTDRPELFDEVDEHMDFTLEFPDAVRAQCKTSFGANMNVLRAECERGWYELSPFQSYQGVTGKASDGRVFDAKVPHQQALQMDENALAIMHGTPLRAPGEEGLRDIRIVDAIYRSAREGSKRIVL